One window from the genome of Nicotiana tomentosiformis chromosome 5, ASM39032v3, whole genome shotgun sequence encodes:
- the LOC138892520 gene encoding uncharacterized protein: MHKTLRVIHATNTEGAELSFYHLKGVAYSWFEIWEDSHEEGSPPTRWSEFHDAFIDHLLPAETKAARATEFESLKQGNISVWEYHMRFALLSKYVIYMLCTMEAKVHRFMQGLSPLVINEAATTALNFDMNYVKMVVFGRPTEAGKLKNRMERESSSKARSMGNFGGSSSGGGGRSAFRGGSSGPSQSFAQSSLSVQSSRTSQ, encoded by the coding sequence ATGCATAAGACCCTCCGAGTTATTCATGCTACTAACACGGAGGGAGCAGAGTTGTCCTTTTaccacctgaaaggggtggcctattcttggtttgagatctGGGAAGACTCccatgaggaggggagccctccgacaaggtggagtgagtttcacgatgctttcattgatcatttattgcctgccgagactaaggcagcccgtgccaccgagtttgagagcctgaagcaAGGTAACATAAGTGTGTGGGAatatcatatgagattcgcgcTCCTATCCAAATATGTCATCTACATGTTGTGCACTATGGAGGCTAAAGTGCACCGGTttatgcagggccttagccccttggttatcaatgaggccgctacaactgccttgaattttgATATGAACTATGTTAAGATGGTGGTATTTGGTCGACCCACAGAGGCtggcaaattgaagaataggatGGAGCGtgagagtagcagcaaggcccggtccatgggcaactttggtggttcttctagtggtggtggtggtaggtcagcattcaggggagggtcatcagggccatcccagtcttttgcaCAGTCTTCACTCAGTGTGCAGTCATCGAGGACCAGTCAGTAG
- the LOC138892519 gene encoding uncharacterized protein → MRFGKKGKLSPRYVGPYKIIQRIIQVAYMLELPLKMSLVHPVFHIYMLKKVVGDPSLIDPVETIKVNEELTYEEIPVAILDRQVQKLRTKEIASMKVLWRNQQVEEATWEAEEEMKKIY, encoded by the coding sequence atgcggtttggtaagaaggggaaattgagtccaaggtatgttgggccgtacaaaattattCAGAGGATCATTCAAGTGGCTTACATGCTAGAACTACCTCTAAAGATGTCTTTAGTGCATCCGGTGTTCCACATAtacatgttgaagaaggtggttggagatccgtcgcttattgaTCCGGTCGAGACTATcaaggttaatgaagaattgacttatgaagaaattccagttgccattcttgataggcaagttcaaaagttgaggaCCAAAGAGATTGCCTCTATGAAAGTACTATGGCggaaccaacaggttgaagaggccacctgggaggccgaggaagaaatgaagaagataTACTAa
- the LOC138892518 gene encoding uncharacterized protein, giving the protein MVEKGCLAYLAFVRDTTAETPILDLLPVVREFFDVFLVDLPGMPLDQNIDFDIDLVSDSQPISTSPYRMAPKELRELKEQLHEFLRRGSSDRGARVLSKIDLRSGYHQLKIHSSDVPKTAFRNRPYLDSFVIVFIDDILIYSCSIEEHEQHMRETVLHGDAKEVTIREDGVLRLQGHLCVPNDDVLRDKILEEAHSSWYFIHPGATKPEAALLVVADKEGHNCSSIEMAPFEALYGRRCRSLIRLFKPGEARLYGTDLVKDALVKVSPMKGIMRFGKKGKLSLRLIIPFEVLSRVGEVTYELALPPILSGVHPVFHVSMLRMYHADRSHVLDYSTVQLYESLGYEEEPIAIVDRQVCQLRSKTISAVKV; this is encoded by the exons atggtcgagaagggttgtttggcctatttggcctttgttcgggatactactgcagagactcccaTATTAGATTTATTGCCGGTGGTACGAGAGTTTTTCGATGTATTTCTTGTTGATCTACCGGGTATGCCGCTTGATCAGAATATTGATTTCGACATTGATTTGGTGTCAGACAGCCAGCCTATTTCAACTTCGccttatcgcatggctccaaaagagctgagggagttaaaggagcagcttcatgaatttttgagaaggggttcatcagaccga ggtgccagggtgttatctaagatcgacttgagatctggatatcatcagctgaagattcattcttcggatgttccgaagacggcttttcgGAATAG gccgtatcttgactcatttgtcattgttttcattgatgacatattgatctactcgtgtagtatagaggagcacgagcagcatatgag agagactGTACTacatggtgatgctaaggaggttactatccgtgaggatggtgttctgcgactccagggtcaccTATGTGTTCCCAATGATGATGTCTTGAGGGataagattctagaggaggcacacagttcttggtattttattcatccaggtgctacgaagcctgaggcagcattattggtggtggcagATAAAGAAGGACATAATTGT tcaagcatcgaaatggctccatttgaggctttatatggtcggcgatgtcgttcgctaaTCAGATTGTTtaagcccggcgaggctaggttatatggcactgatttagtgaaggatgccctggtgaag gtctcgccgatgaagggtatcatgaggttcggaaagaagggaaagctgagtcTGAGGTTAATCatcccatttgaggtgttgagccgagttggggaggttacttatgagcttgctttgcctcccattctatcgggagttcatccagtcttccatgtgtctatgctccgaatgtaccatgccgacaggtcgcatgtgttagattatAGCACGGTTCAGCTATATGAAagtttgggttatgaggaggagccaattgccattgttgacaggcaggtttgccaattgaggtctaagacgatttctgcggtaaaggtctag